From one Euzebya rosea genomic stretch:
- a CDS encoding alpha/beta fold hydrolase: MSDVRVWRDQGRHRLLAGRRIFTVDRPAVEGEDGPPLLLVHGFPTCGADWRHVMPLLDRRRRVLALDLLGYGLSEKPDIAYPLDLQADIVEAFVDDAGLSGTPIVLVTHDMGDSVGGELLARIIEGRSSVVVDRRVLANGSIFIEDADLRVGQKLLLAVGDRAVSLPAVRAMFRRGLPEVFGPTTQPTAEEMELQWALLSHDGGQRLYPRLIRYLPERRRRQDRWTGAIVDHPSPLTVVWGALDPVAGLGMAVRLQQRRSDLDLVVLDDVGHFPMIEAPEAFAGAVLAALA, translated from the coding sequence GTGAGCGACGTTCGGGTGTGGCGGGATCAAGGGCGGCATCGCCTGCTCGCAGGCCGGCGGATATTCACCGTCGACCGACCTGCGGTGGAGGGGGAGGACGGACCGCCGTTGCTGCTGGTCCACGGCTTCCCCACGTGCGGGGCCGACTGGCGCCACGTGATGCCGCTGCTCGACCGACGCCGTCGGGTCCTGGCCCTCGACCTGCTGGGCTACGGGTTGTCGGAGAAGCCCGACATCGCCTACCCGCTGGACCTGCAGGCCGACATCGTGGAGGCCTTCGTCGACGACGCTGGCCTGTCGGGCACGCCGATCGTCCTGGTCACCCACGACATGGGTGACTCCGTCGGCGGCGAGCTGCTGGCCCGGATCATCGAGGGCCGGTCGTCGGTCGTGGTGGACCGCCGGGTCCTGGCCAACGGCTCGATCTTCATCGAGGACGCCGACCTGCGGGTCGGCCAGAAGCTGCTGCTGGCGGTGGGTGACCGGGCAGTGTCGCTGCCGGCCGTGCGGGCCATGTTCCGCCGAGGGCTGCCGGAGGTGTTCGGCCCGACGACCCAGCCGACGGCTGAGGAGATGGAGCTGCAGTGGGCCCTGCTGTCCCACGACGGCGGCCAGCGGCTGTACCCCCGGTTGATCCGCTACCTGCCGGAACGACGACGGCGGCAGGACCGGTGGACCGGGGCGATCGTGGACCATCCGAGCCCCCTCACCGTGGTGTGGGGCGCGCTGGACCCGGTCGCGGGGCTGGGGATGGCCGTGCGGCTGCAGCAGCGCCGGTCCGACCTGGACCTGGTCGTGCTGGACGACGTGGGGCACTTCCCGATGATCGAGGCGCCGGAGGCGTTCGCCGGCGCGGTCCTGGCCGCGCTGGCCTGA
- a CDS encoding ABC transporter substrate-binding protein: protein MRSRLSRRDVLRHGSMLAGAAGAIPLLGACAGDDDPVATATTPTATTGATAAESPAGGGDFAGEEITLLVYSGLTEDLYRANFVPQFEALTGATVTIDSAWTEGIARLEAAPDDAPPFDVVLTDPTQGLPAIEQGLFQQFDTGRVPNAAANFHPSLLDTTVYDQGYGIPFISSAMTLATNTELAEPFTTWNELLTRTPEQGFMLYSLSYMSLYTFAEMMAEAEGMDPGQGRDLLEGDLEGVLSFAAANGDKVGFYWPSTSAGVDALVNGEVAAGNIHGNGLLAPIRDGAPVTGTVPTGTEAYVQLFFGVPQGVRNLDLSLAALDHICSREYQQTLAESGEYACAVQDIAEEYAATDELWAAAFPSTEAQFEALKYYPYDVYAANADRIAEVWDNEVLR from the coding sequence ATGCGATCCCGACTGTCCCGACGAGACGTGCTGCGGCACGGCAGCATGCTGGCCGGTGCGGCCGGTGCCATCCCCCTCCTCGGTGCCTGCGCGGGCGACGACGACCCGGTCGCCACGGCAACCACCCCCACGGCGACCACCGGGGCGACCGCCGCGGAGTCGCCCGCCGGCGGTGGGGACTTCGCGGGTGAGGAGATCACCCTGCTGGTCTACTCGGGGCTGACCGAGGACCTGTACCGCGCCAACTTCGTCCCGCAGTTCGAGGCCCTGACGGGGGCGACGGTGACGATCGACTCGGCGTGGACCGAAGGGATCGCCCGCCTGGAGGCCGCGCCCGACGACGCCCCGCCCTTCGACGTGGTCCTGACCGACCCGACGCAGGGCCTGCCGGCGATCGAGCAGGGGTTGTTCCAGCAGTTCGACACCGGCAGGGTGCCCAACGCCGCCGCGAACTTCCATCCGAGCCTGCTCGACACCACGGTCTACGACCAGGGCTACGGGATCCCCTTCATCTCCTCGGCGATGACCCTTGCCACCAACACCGAGCTCGCCGAGCCGTTCACGACCTGGAACGAGCTGCTCACCCGGACGCCCGAGCAGGGCTTCATGCTCTACAGCCTGTCCTACATGTCGCTGTACACCTTCGCGGAGATGATGGCCGAGGCCGAGGGCATGGATCCCGGCCAGGGCCGTGACCTGCTGGAGGGCGACCTCGAGGGGGTGCTGTCCTTCGCCGCAGCCAACGGCGACAAGGTCGGCTTCTACTGGCCGTCGACGTCCGCAGGCGTGGACGCGCTGGTCAACGGCGAGGTCGCCGCGGGCAACATCCACGGCAACGGCCTGCTCGCACCCATCCGGGACGGTGCCCCCGTCACCGGGACCGTGCCGACGGGCACCGAGGCGTACGTGCAGCTGTTCTTCGGGGTGCCGCAGGGCGTCCGCAACCTCGACCTGTCCCTGGCGGCGCTGGACCACATCTGCAGCCGCGAGTACCAGCAGACCCTGGCGGAGTCCGGCGAGTACGCCTGCGCGGTGCAGGACATCGCCGAGGAGTACGCCGCCACCGACGAGCTGTGGGCGGCCGCCTTCCCGTCGACAGAAGCGCAGTTCGAGGCGTTGAAGTACTACCCCTACGACGTCTACGCGGCCAACGCCGACCGGATCGCCGAGGTGTGGGACAACGAGGTGCTGCGCTAG